Proteins encoded within one genomic window of Paraglaciecola psychrophila 170:
- a CDS encoding imelysin family protein, translated as MAKPFNSKLINIVLNSAAIGVILGLVACGESSSSTQGALFSKAATNPTAPSNNFNQTLLLQSLTDNVIVPTYTKFAQLAVDQETAIGDYCDALTSQATDTDAKQISAKQSWRDAMAVWQIAEVMQIGPLLDNNNALRNKIYSWPNTSACALDQDVVLAEQAGYDISTRTASRKGLDAIEYLLFNPNLNHSCTVFGTDPQGWNNRTDEDRTAARCGLAKLASADLVSNSEELLTAWNGTENAQGYADILKNAGQQDSIFSSAQDAVNDVSDAIFYITEFTKDAKLATPLGVFANDCGLSPCAENVESRFAYQSLQNIISNIQGLNMIFLGGETDAGIGFDDYLLDVGATDTAAKMRGDLTEVIEFSLSLQSSLTDLLLQDPEQVQKVHKQLKDVTDIMKTDFIQRLALELPATSAGDND; from the coding sequence GTGGCAAAACCTTTTAATTCGAAGCTAATCAATATAGTGCTAAATAGCGCCGCTATTGGTGTCATATTGGGTTTGGTGGCCTGTGGCGAAAGTTCAAGTAGCACTCAAGGGGCGCTATTTTCTAAAGCTGCAACTAACCCAACAGCGCCAAGCAATAATTTCAACCAAACATTGCTTCTGCAAAGTTTAACTGACAATGTCATCGTTCCGACTTACACAAAATTTGCTCAATTAGCGGTTGATCAAGAGACTGCAATTGGTGATTACTGCGATGCTTTGACCTCTCAAGCAACTGATACGGACGCAAAACAGATTTCAGCAAAACAAAGCTGGCGAGATGCCATGGCGGTTTGGCAAATAGCCGAAGTGATGCAAATAGGGCCACTTCTGGATAACAACAACGCTCTGAGAAACAAGATATATTCTTGGCCTAATACGAGTGCTTGCGCATTAGATCAAGACGTAGTGTTAGCTGAACAAGCAGGCTATGACATCAGTACACGTACGGCTAGCAGAAAAGGCTTGGATGCCATCGAATACTTGTTGTTCAATCCAAACTTAAATCATAGCTGTACTGTATTTGGCACCGATCCCCAAGGTTGGAATAATCGTACAGATGAAGACAGAACAGCCGCAAGATGCGGATTAGCAAAATTGGCTTCGGCAGATTTAGTTTCTAATTCTGAAGAACTATTGACGGCCTGGAACGGCACAGAAAACGCCCAAGGTTATGCAGATATTCTTAAAAATGCAGGTCAGCAGGATAGCATATTCAGCAGTGCTCAAGACGCTGTAAATGATGTGTCTGACGCAATTTTCTATATTACAGAATTCACTAAAGATGCCAAATTAGCGACACCACTTGGTGTGTTTGCAAATGATTGTGGACTTTCACCCTGTGCTGAAAACGTAGAATCTCGTTTTGCTTATCAATCTCTACAAAATATCATCAGTAACATTCAAGGATTAAATATGATTTTTTTGGGTGGCGAGACGGATGCAGGTATCGGATTCGATGATTATCTGCTTGATGTAGGTGCAACTGACACCGCAGCAAAAATGCGTGGTGATTTAACTGAGGTCATAGAGTTTTCCTTGAGTTTACAAAGTTCGCTTACAGACTTGTTATTGCAAGATCCAGAGCAAGTACAAAAAGTACACAAGCAACTTAAAGACGTAACAGATATTATGAAAACAGACTTTATTCAAAGACTCGCGCTTGAATTACCCGCTACATCGGCAGGTGACAATGATTAA
- a CDS encoding TonB-dependent receptor family protein codes for MNKKPLAVLITSILLSTFAVADDDNTSIERMSVIGSKEDLIKSTGSVTLIDELELEKFEYDDIGRILATVPGVNIRQEDGYGLRPNIGFRGVTPERSKKINIMEDGVLIGPAPYSASAAYYFPNTTRMTAIEVTKGPSTIKYGPNTVAGTLNLISRQVPDSQEGALDLGLGTDNYGKLHAYYGDTVGDFGFLVEGLHLKADGFKKIDGGGDTGFDKSDLMAKFNYRLDGDDYSQLIELKLSYGEETSDETYLGITDADFAENPYRRYASSQLDQMNWEHQQVQLTHHIEFSDFNATTRIYRNDFERDWFKVNEFISSQGGFVPTLQQILRDPTSEQNLPYYQTLTGDRDSTLREILVLSTNAREYYSQGMQIDFAWDLGLFGLEHEIEGGIRFHEDQIERNHIEDNFFVRSGNLQSTGEATKPTSTNTENTEALSVYIQDTLQFEDLSLTLGVRGESIDGYYQNRAPGRKQDFLKKTNRIWLPSVSAYYELSEFSGIFGGVHSGFVPTSPAQAAEVKTEKSVNYELGYRYVNSGQKAEVIGFFTDYSNLKESCSVSAGCDTDTEFNAGEVDIYGVEATLSDTYKLNSQLSLPWSIVYTHTESEFKDTFYSDFTQWGFVNEGDGVPYLADDMLSLSLGLTANNWQIFILASYSGEMKESAQAALTGDPRDSSLAGIKTDALSNVDLSGSYNLTSNSQLYAKIDNIFDTAKISSRRPFGARPTKPRQFQVGYKYRF; via the coding sequence ATGAACAAAAAGCCCTTAGCAGTATTAATTACCAGCATACTGCTTAGCACATTCGCTGTAGCAGATGATGACAACACTTCAATCGAGCGAATGAGTGTGATCGGCAGCAAAGAAGATCTCATAAAATCGACAGGCTCAGTCACGTTGATTGATGAATTGGAGCTAGAAAAGTTTGAATATGATGACATCGGCAGAATTTTAGCTACCGTACCTGGTGTCAATATCCGTCAAGAGGACGGTTATGGGTTACGTCCTAATATCGGGTTTCGCGGCGTGACACCTGAGCGTAGTAAAAAAATAAATATCATGGAAGATGGTGTTTTAATTGGCCCTGCCCCCTACTCTGCATCTGCTGCTTATTATTTCCCTAATACAACACGTATGACGGCAATAGAAGTCACCAAAGGTCCATCAACCATTAAGTACGGCCCCAATACGGTGGCGGGAACCTTAAACCTCATTTCTAGGCAAGTACCAGATAGCCAAGAAGGTGCCCTAGATTTAGGTCTTGGTACTGACAACTATGGCAAACTCCACGCTTATTATGGCGATACTGTTGGCGACTTTGGATTCCTAGTGGAAGGTTTGCATCTTAAAGCCGATGGTTTTAAAAAGATAGATGGCGGCGGTGATACTGGGTTCGATAAGTCAGATTTGATGGCGAAGTTCAATTATCGACTGGATGGTGATGATTATTCTCAGTTGATTGAATTAAAACTTTCTTACGGAGAAGAAACATCGGATGAAACCTACCTTGGCATAACTGATGCGGATTTTGCTGAAAATCCTTATAGACGTTATGCATCTAGTCAATTAGACCAGATGAACTGGGAGCATCAACAAGTTCAGTTAACCCATCATATTGAATTTTCTGATTTTAATGCCACAACACGGATCTATCGTAATGACTTCGAACGCGATTGGTTCAAAGTAAACGAATTCATTAGTTCCCAAGGTGGCTTTGTACCCACGTTGCAGCAAATTTTGCGTGACCCAACAAGCGAACAAAACCTTCCTTACTACCAAACCTTAACAGGTGATAGAGATAGCACCTTAAGAGAAATCTTGGTGTTAAGTACAAACGCTCGTGAGTATTATTCGCAGGGCATGCAAATAGACTTTGCATGGGACTTGGGACTGTTTGGCCTTGAACATGAAATTGAAGGAGGTATTCGTTTTCATGAAGACCAAATTGAGCGAAATCATATAGAAGACAACTTCTTTGTACGCTCAGGAAACCTGCAATCTACCGGTGAAGCTACAAAACCCACTTCAACCAATACTGAAAACACTGAAGCACTGTCTGTATATATTCAAGACACACTGCAGTTTGAAGATCTCAGTTTAACGTTGGGTGTTAGAGGTGAGTCGATTGATGGTTATTATCAAAACCGGGCACCGGGCCGAAAGCAAGACTTTCTGAAAAAAACTAACAGGATCTGGTTACCCAGCGTCAGTGCGTATTATGAGTTGTCTGAATTCTCAGGTATCTTTGGTGGTGTACACAGTGGTTTTGTGCCTACCAGTCCTGCGCAAGCGGCAGAAGTTAAAACTGAAAAAAGTGTTAACTATGAACTAGGTTATCGATACGTTAATAGTGGTCAAAAAGCTGAAGTGATAGGTTTTTTCACTGACTACAGTAACCTTAAAGAAAGTTGTTCTGTCTCTGCTGGCTGCGACACTGACACTGAATTTAATGCAGGAGAAGTCGATATTTATGGGGTTGAGGCCACGTTAAGTGATACATATAAACTTAATAGCCAGTTATCCCTACCTTGGTCGATTGTGTATACGCATACTGAATCCGAGTTTAAAGACACCTTTTACTCTGATTTTACTCAATGGGGATTTGTGAACGAGGGTGATGGTGTCCCTTATTTAGCTGATGATATGTTATCTCTCAGTCTGGGTTTAACCGCCAATAACTGGCAAATATTTATATTAGCCAGTTATTCTGGCGAAATGAAAGAATCGGCACAGGCTGCTCTAACGGGTGATCCAAGAGATTCATCACTAGCAGGCATAAAAACTGACGCACTGAGTAATGTTGATTTATCAGGAAGTTATAATCTAACAAGCAATAGTCAGCTGTATGCAAAGATAGATAATATTTTTGATACCGCAAAAATATCAAGTCGTAGACCTTTTGGCGCAAGACCGACTAAACCTAGACAGTTTCAAGTGGGTTATAAATACAGGTTTTAA
- a CDS encoding sterol desaturase family protein: MQIVDLLSESILSLPGYFMDANKRVFGIYLVSAILLAIPAYLVQKKNFRLGAFWGYLFNKKIWFHASARLDYSLFIVNRLLKVLFWAPIVLTMVPIAIGFSDLLATLFGDMAPITENQMVIISIFTLVLFLLDDLTRFLLHLAMHKVPVLWDFHKVHHSAKVMTPMTIYRSHPFESYLYACRMALAQGLAVGIGYYFFGPTLSMFDVLGANIFVFVFNVMGANLRHSHVWWSWGDTIESWFISPAQHQVHHSDKPEHFDRNLGSTFAIWDRMIGTLIYSSKVGKIRFGIGAGDSGHQSIYQAYIKPFQDSVSRMTSVKK; encoded by the coding sequence ATGCAAATAGTTGATTTACTAAGCGAGAGTATTCTGTCCTTACCTGGATATTTCATGGATGCCAATAAACGTGTTTTTGGTATCTACTTAGTATCAGCTATTTTGCTCGCTATTCCGGCTTACTTAGTTCAAAAGAAAAACTTTAGGTTGGGCGCTTTTTGGGGTTACCTGTTTAATAAAAAAATATGGTTTCATGCTTCTGCGCGACTTGATTACAGCTTGTTTATCGTAAACCGTCTGCTAAAAGTATTGTTTTGGGCACCCATAGTCTTGACTATGGTGCCAATCGCAATCGGATTTTCAGATTTACTTGCAACTCTGTTCGGCGACATGGCACCTATCACTGAAAACCAAATGGTTATCATCAGTATATTTACCTTGGTACTGTTTTTGTTAGATGACCTGACGCGTTTTTTACTACACTTAGCCATGCATAAAGTGCCCGTTCTGTGGGATTTCCATAAAGTACATCATTCAGCAAAAGTGATGACACCGATGACAATATATCGAAGTCATCCTTTTGAAAGCTATTTATATGCATGCAGAATGGCACTTGCTCAAGGGTTAGCAGTGGGTATTGGTTATTATTTTTTTGGACCAACACTGAGTATGTTTGATGTACTGGGTGCCAATATTTTTGTATTTGTTTTCAATGTCATGGGAGCAAACCTACGCCACTCTCACGTATGGTGGTCTTGGGGGGATACAATTGAGTCATGGTTTATCAGCCCTGCACAACATCAAGTACATCATAGCGATAAGCCTGAGCACTTCGACCGTAATTTAGGCTCAACCTTCGCTATTTGGGATAGGATGATTGGCACCTTAATTTACTCATCTAAGGTGGGTAAAATTCGGTTTGGTATCGGCGCTGGTGACTCAGGTCATCAGTCAATATATCAAGCCTATATCAAGCCATTTCAAGATAGCGTTTCAAGAATGACATCCGTAAAAAAATAG
- a CDS encoding TonB-dependent siderophore receptor, protein MTKNKISLALLALGFSSSIAAQQSMNNVIEVVSEAGEETKPIEVIEVKGRATQFYFFQESVMATKTLTDYMDLPQSLQVLSQELLEDQAARQTSDVYRSISGMTQFSYSGVNARGFRQDQVRYDGVQGDPYGGFSIPQLFNIERIEVLKGPSGMLYGGGQPGGLLNYVTKKPKFETQREVALFAGNYNLKGVFADFTGSVNGSDTLAYRIGGFHQNVKPFRNNTDETNSLLSLGMTWLPSEHSEIIFQYDFIDQDLGGHRLRGVPVDDNGNFLADISYSPNEKTDFQRVRADVLQTIINTDISENLSNTTVLRYLTNERTQNYHENRGLLEDGRTMVREFRNQYRANDEYSVTTDFVYTTSMADMQHTLLVGGDYFVNDMEFLSIAGRGAPSLIPNIDIINPVYGADPSTYLVREFPLSESGNKRAGLYIQDQIALSEQWQAIVGMRYDRFEEEDNTNNLSYSDSDISPRFGVVYKPNADMSVFASKSSGFNPQSLSSILDGDFDDDTTGRLKPEESEQWELGVKNKWFDDAILTTLTFYDIVKDNVTVGNPDDTGINDGQPSVLQIGEVTSKGIEFDAVGDISENWTGTFNYAYNDAKITGGLPNSIRNSVGDEFVNAPDHTLGLWTRYDMPSIDSAFAMGMDYVSERISFSGQTVKAYVVWDASWRTSYKTFDVQLNIRNLFDKEYASSGFNQRNGHFPGEPRTVLLQVSHNF, encoded by the coding sequence ATGACGAAAAATAAAATTTCCCTAGCGCTTTTAGCGTTAGGGTTCAGCAGCAGTATTGCAGCGCAGCAAAGCATGAATAATGTGATTGAGGTGGTGAGTGAGGCGGGTGAAGAGACTAAGCCGATTGAAGTGATAGAAGTAAAGGGACGCGCCACGCAGTTTTATTTCTTTCAAGAATCCGTAATGGCAACAAAGACGCTTACTGATTACATGGACTTACCTCAATCATTACAGGTGCTATCTCAAGAATTACTTGAAGACCAAGCGGCGCGTCAAACCAGTGATGTTTACCGTTCTATTTCGGGCATGACACAGTTTTCTTATTCCGGTGTCAACGCCAGAGGGTTTCGCCAAGATCAGGTCCGTTATGATGGTGTTCAAGGCGACCCATACGGTGGTTTTTCGATACCACAGTTATTTAATATAGAACGAATTGAAGTGCTTAAAGGTCCTTCAGGTATGTTGTACGGAGGTGGTCAACCAGGTGGTTTGTTGAATTATGTGACCAAAAAACCTAAGTTTGAAACACAACGAGAAGTTGCACTTTTTGCTGGGAACTACAACCTCAAAGGTGTGTTTGCCGATTTTACAGGCTCAGTAAATGGGAGCGATACGTTGGCATACCGAATAGGCGGCTTCCATCAAAACGTCAAACCTTTTAGAAATAATACCGATGAAACAAATTCTTTGCTCTCATTAGGAATGACTTGGCTGCCCAGTGAGCACAGTGAAATTATATTCCAGTATGACTTTATCGATCAGGATCTTGGGGGACACCGATTAAGAGGTGTGCCAGTGGACGATAATGGTAATTTCCTAGCCGATATTAGCTACAGTCCTAATGAAAAAACAGATTTTCAACGGGTAAGAGCAGATGTCTTGCAAACCATAATCAATACAGACATTAGCGAAAATTTGTCCAATACTACGGTGTTGCGCTACCTGACTAACGAACGGACTCAAAACTACCATGAGAACAGAGGCCTATTAGAAGATGGTCGTACTATGGTAAGAGAGTTCCGTAATCAATATCGTGCTAACGATGAATACAGTGTGACCACTGATTTTGTTTACACAACATCTATGGCGGATATGCAACATACGCTTTTAGTCGGGGGGGATTATTTTGTAAATGATATGGAGTTTTTATCTATTGCAGGTCGTGGAGCGCCATCTCTTATTCCTAATATTGATATTATCAACCCAGTATATGGAGCAGACCCTTCTACTTATCTTGTTAGAGAATTTCCTTTGAGTGAGTCAGGTAACAAGCGTGCAGGGCTCTACATACAGGATCAAATTGCATTAAGTGAGCAATGGCAGGCTATTGTTGGCATGCGTTACGATCGTTTTGAAGAAGAAGATAATACCAATAATCTAAGCTATTCCGATTCAGATATATCGCCACGTTTTGGTGTGGTTTATAAGCCCAATGCAGATATGTCGGTCTTTGCTTCAAAAAGTAGTGGCTTTAATCCGCAATCACTTTCTTCTATATTAGACGGTGATTTTGATGACGACACAACCGGTAGGCTAAAACCTGAAGAAAGTGAACAATGGGAGTTGGGGGTCAAAAATAAGTGGTTTGACGATGCCATATTAACCACTCTGACATTTTATGACATCGTTAAAGATAATGTCACCGTTGGCAACCCTGACGATACAGGGATAAACGACGGCCAACCTAGTGTGCTTCAAATTGGAGAAGTGACCAGTAAAGGCATTGAATTTGATGCAGTAGGCGATATCAGTGAAAACTGGACAGGTACATTCAATTACGCATACAACGATGCAAAAATTACGGGAGGACTGCCTAACTCAATACGTAACTCTGTGGGCGATGAATTCGTTAATGCACCAGACCACACACTCGGACTCTGGACGCGTTACGACATGCCTTCTATCGATTCTGCATTTGCGATGGGCATGGATTACGTCAGTGAACGTATCAGCTTTAGTGGTCAAACGGTTAAAGCATATGTTGTCTGGGACGCTAGCTGGAGGACGTCATATAAAACGTTCGATGTTCAGTTAAATATTCGTAACCTGTTTGATAAAGAATATGCGTCTAGTGGATTTAATCAACGCAATGGCCATTTTCCCGGTGAGCCACGAACCGTCCTGTTACAGGTCAGTCATAACTTTTAG
- a CDS encoding PepSY-associated TM helix domain-containing protein: MDRAKWFNVHSWVGVQLSILLCFVLITGTLATVSHEIDWVTNKAMRVAPSSVTKINWQAIYVSATEQSQTKHLSVIKQPTEDWFAAEVIAYDTNKQRYRMFFHPTTGEYLGEGRWYNWQVFFRMTHRHLMLPVKYGVPIISICAFLLLTSLITSFVVYRHWWKGFLRWPRKQHRKLFWSDIHRLLGAWNIWFILVVSITGVWYLLEVLGVRASYPDRGQVVSQQAKDNRVMPSPDVFLKAMKTVDIEFPDLDIKTVRFPTRKNAPMIVQGQSTAILVRDRANLISFDPMTGEFLSKFRGEQLNLVARVTEAVDPLHFGTFAGLPSRILYFVFGVLLSTLAVSGTYMFAMKTSRISHRQVFSKRKVWKSALSKMGFGKWFSYISITICLLIAFGLFTGLITQ, translated from the coding sequence TTGGATAGAGCAAAATGGTTCAATGTTCACAGTTGGGTCGGTGTTCAGCTGTCTATATTGCTATGTTTTGTGTTGATTACCGGTACGCTCGCAACGGTGTCACACGAAATAGACTGGGTTACAAATAAAGCGATGCGTGTTGCACCAAGTTCAGTGACCAAGATTAACTGGCAAGCCATATATGTAAGCGCTACAGAGCAATCCCAAACAAAACATTTATCAGTAATTAAACAACCAACAGAAGATTGGTTTGCAGCTGAAGTCATCGCATATGATACAAATAAACAGCGATACAGAATGTTTTTTCATCCAACAACTGGAGAGTATTTAGGCGAAGGCCGCTGGTACAACTGGCAAGTGTTCTTTAGAATGACTCATCGTCATCTGATGTTACCTGTTAAGTATGGCGTGCCCATTATTAGTATCTGTGCATTTCTTTTATTGACCTCGCTTATTACTAGTTTTGTGGTGTATCGACACTGGTGGAAAGGGTTTTTACGTTGGCCTAGAAAACAGCACAGAAAGCTGTTTTGGAGCGATATTCATCGGTTGTTAGGTGCATGGAATATTTGGTTCATACTGGTTGTTAGTATCACGGGAGTTTGGTATTTGCTGGAGGTTTTGGGTGTTAGAGCCAGCTATCCAGATAGAGGCCAGGTCGTGTCTCAGCAAGCGAAAGATAACCGCGTAATGCCATCACCTGATGTTTTCTTAAAAGCAATGAAAACGGTGGATATTGAGTTTCCCGACCTAGACATCAAAACCGTACGATTTCCTACTAGAAAAAACGCCCCAATGATCGTCCAAGGACAATCCACAGCGATATTGGTTAGGGACAGAGCCAATTTGATCTCATTCGACCCTATGACAGGCGAGTTTTTAAGCAAATTTAGAGGCGAGCAGCTAAATTTAGTCGCACGTGTAACAGAGGCAGTTGATCCACTACATTTTGGTACTTTTGCTGGTTTACCGAGTAGGATTTTATACTTCGTATTTGGGGTTTTATTGAGTACTTTAGCGGTAAGCGGCACCTACATGTTCGCAATGAAAACCTCTCGAATAAGCCACCGACAAGTTTTTTCAAAACGAAAAGTATGGAAAAGTGCGCTTTCAAAAATGGGCTTTGGAAAATGGTTTTCTTATATCTCGATAACTATATGTCTGTTGATCGCATTCGGGTTGTTTACTGGACTTATCACTCAATGA
- a CDS encoding putative RNA methyltransferase — translation MSSWKCPSCSNVLLLNNKVWACTNGHSYDVAKEGYVNLLLVQHKNSKQPGDNKDMVNGRRAFLEQGFYQPLADSISKIFNQHLITLSTLPTIEDQTEVNFFDAGCGEGYYMNQVSQLCIKTDLKIKFSGLDISKFAVQKAAKKYPNNHFSVASTFQLPLVSNSQDAVLQIFAPSSEIEIHRVLKPSGIWITVNPAANHLYEFKQALYDKPAEHKAGQVTPEGFTLAQQLNLGFVIHLTEPQQRENLLMMTPYYWSATAQKKQKLVDDLQQFTTDFDIRVYAKSFL, via the coding sequence ATGTCTTCGTGGAAATGCCCCTCTTGCTCAAATGTACTGTTACTAAATAATAAAGTCTGGGCTTGTACAAATGGCCATAGTTATGACGTTGCGAAAGAGGGCTACGTTAATCTATTACTGGTGCAACATAAAAATAGTAAACAACCCGGTGACAATAAAGATATGGTAAATGGTCGAAGAGCGTTTTTAGAACAAGGGTTTTATCAACCATTGGCAGATTCTATTTCTAAAATCTTTAATCAACACCTTATAACTCTTTCAACCCTTCCAACTATTGAAGACCAAACCGAGGTGAATTTTTTTGATGCGGGTTGTGGTGAAGGTTATTACATGAACCAAGTAAGTCAGTTGTGCATTAAAACTGACCTCAAAATTAAATTTAGTGGATTGGACATTTCAAAATTCGCGGTACAAAAAGCCGCTAAAAAGTATCCTAATAACCATTTCTCTGTAGCCAGCACGTTTCAATTGCCATTGGTAAGCAACAGTCAGGACGCAGTCTTGCAAATTTTTGCGCCCAGCAGTGAGATTGAAATTCATCGTGTCTTAAAACCCAGTGGCATTTGGATAACCGTTAACCCTGCGGCCAATCACTTATATGAATTCAAACAAGCTTTGTATGATAAACCTGCTGAACACAAAGCAGGTCAAGTTACCCCTGAAGGATTTACATTGGCGCAGCAATTAAACCTCGGTTTTGTTATTCACCTTACTGAACCCCAACAAAGAGAAAACTTGTTGATGATGACACCTTATTATTGGTCAGCTACAGCACAGAAGAAACAAAAGTTAGTCGATGATTTGCAACAGTTCACAACCGACTTTGATATTAGGGTTTATGCAAAGTCATTCTTATAG
- a CDS encoding MBL fold metallo-hydrolase, which translates to MFKLIAVLILILILILILILINTNSYTSQCKVDQVKLQVLGSGGPEIDDGRSSSGYLIWYKNKARVLIDTGTGSSVKFYKKRGNV; encoded by the coding sequence ATGTTTAAACTCATAGCAGTTTTAATTTTAATTTTAATTTTAATTTTAATTTTAATTTTAATTAACACCAATAGTTATACCAGCCAGTGCAAGGTTGACCAAGTTAAGTTACAAGTATTGGGCTCCGGTGGCCCTGAAATTGATGATGGGCGCAGTTCCAGCGGTTATTTGATTTGGTATAAGAATAAAGCGCGAGTACTTATAGATACTGGCACAGGTTCGAGTGTTAAATTTTATAAAAAGCGGGGCAATGTTTGA
- a CDS encoding MBL fold metallo-hydrolase, with protein MFEDLQGILLTHLHVDHSADLPGYIKGSYFTSRTADIGLYGPAANDLMPSTSDYLQRLLGDKGAFTYLKSHVNKRASAD; from the coding sequence ATGTTTGAAGACCTTCAAGGTATTTTGCTTACCCATTTACATGTTGACCACAGTGCTGATTTACCAGGGTATATTAAAGGTAGTTATTTTACTTCTAGAACTGCTGATATAGGTTTATATGGTCCAGCAGCAAACGATTTGATGCCATCCACTAGTGATTATTTACAAAGACTACTGGGCGATAAAGGTGCCTTTACGTATCTGAAGAGTCATGTGAACAAACGTGCTAGCGCTGACTAA
- a CDS encoding MBL fold metallo-hydrolase encodes MHHGPVAAVAWRVEVAGCSIVFSGDMSNKFDVLSTFANEADTLVASNAVPDNAVGALLNLHMTPSTIAQIAKQAQVKQLVLSHFMKRTLTIQKVTQAIIRQKYREPIILATDGMIVSL; translated from the coding sequence GTGCACCACGGTCCCGTAGCAGCTGTCGCATGGCGAGTTGAAGTGGCAGGCTGTAGCATTGTGTTCTCTGGCGATATGAGTAATAAGTTTGATGTGCTTAGCACATTCGCAAATGAAGCCGATACATTGGTAGCAAGCAATGCGGTACCTGATAATGCCGTTGGCGCACTACTTAATTTACATATGACGCCATCAACAATAGCTCAAATAGCTAAACAAGCTCAGGTAAAACAACTGGTGTTATCACATTTTATGAAACGTACCTTAACCATTCAAAAAGTAACGCAGGCCATTATTCGCCAAAAGTATAGAGAGCCAATAATCCTTGCTACCGATGGTATGATAGTGAGTTTGTAG
- a CDS encoding LysR family transcriptional regulator gives MARNPISIEVLETLDAIDRRGSFAKAAEELNKATSAISYAVQKLEEQLDIALFQRMGRRSVLTPAGRLILAEGRDILQTTRRLADKAKEVATGWEPRISIGLESLHSFPDFFNVINEFLQAFPTIEIDISECVLNGGWEALEQSRVDLLVGSPGPVPSQKGYRSVAIGRVELVPVIAAKHALASHASAKKQNIESVMRQLRRVVIHDTSFNGILRSEGLSSDGQMFYVQNMDQKIQAILAGIGIGNLPKHRIQGYLDKGVLLPLDIKQQDNAESFLAWKISNKGKGLRALTETLIIK, from the coding sequence GTGGCCAGAAATCCAATTAGTATCGAGGTGCTTGAAACTCTGGATGCTATCGATAGACGTGGAAGTTTTGCAAAAGCCGCAGAGGAGCTGAACAAAGCAACCTCGGCTATATCTTATGCAGTGCAGAAACTTGAAGAACAACTCGATATCGCTTTATTTCAGCGTATGGGTCGTCGCTCAGTTTTAACACCTGCTGGGCGTTTAATCTTGGCCGAAGGCAGAGATATTTTACAGACTACCCGTAGGTTGGCAGATAAAGCCAAAGAGGTGGCAACCGGCTGGGAGCCTAGAATCAGTATCGGACTTGAGTCGTTGCATTCATTTCCAGATTTTTTTAATGTGATCAATGAATTTTTACAGGCATTTCCAACAATTGAAATTGATATATCTGAATGTGTATTAAACGGTGGATGGGAGGCATTAGAGCAAAGTAGAGTTGACTTGTTAGTAGGCTCACCTGGCCCGGTACCTTCTCAAAAAGGTTACAGGTCGGTCGCTATTGGTCGGGTTGAGTTAGTACCAGTTATTGCGGCTAAACATGCATTAGCTTCCCATGCTTCAGCTAAGAAGCAAAATATAGAAAGTGTCATGAGGCAATTAAGACGTGTCGTTATTCACGATACGTCATTTAACGGCATACTTCGCAGTGAAGGGTTAAGCAGTGATGGCCAAATGTTCTATGTGCAAAACATGGATCAAAAAATACAGGCAATATTAGCAGGCATAGGCATTGGTAATTTGCCAAAACATCGGATCCAAGGTTATCTTGATAAAGGCGTGCTTTTACCTTTAGACATTAAGCAACAAGATAACGCTGAGTCTTTTTTAGCATGGAAAATAAGTAACAAAGGCAAAGGTTTAAGAGCTCTCACCGAAACATTAATCATTAAGTAA